In Heyndrickxia vini, the sequence TAAGTGAATTTCAACAGTGGGTAAATGATTATTATGAGAATAGAGGTTGGTCCGAGCTAGACATTTTTATTCGGATCGGCTTTTTAGCGGAGGAAACTGGAGAAGTAGCACGGGCAATAAGAGCCCTTGAAATTGGGCGGGATAGACCGGACGAAGTTGCAGAATCGTTTACGAACAATAGAAAGGCTTTAATAGAAGAATTAGGAGATGTATTGGGTAACGTAATTGTAATTGCGAATAAATATAACATTTCTTTAGAAGAAGTGTTTAATTCTCATAAGGAGAAACTCTCAAAGCGTTACTCTCATGAATAAATATAAATTCTACACTTTTTCCGATGATCTTGGAAACTTTCGTCCTCTAGAATATATCTTGGGGACGAAAGTTATAGCTTTTCTGGTTAAGCATTAAATGGCTAAGGAGACTGTGAGGTTGAAATAGTAAATTCATTTTAAGACTGTGAATTTAATCCTCTCATTCAAATAAGCAATAGTTTTATTATAGATTATACCAATTTATACATTAGAATATCATCTACATATAAATCCTTACTAAACTTCACTTCTTTAATTTTGCGACCCTCCTCTATAAATCCTACACTTTTATACAAAGCTATTGCTCTTTGATTAGTTGATAAAACTCCTAAACTTACTTTTTCAATATAAGGATT encodes:
- a CDS encoding MazG nucleotide pyrophosphohydrolase domain-containing protein; this encodes MDVSEFQQWVNDYYENRGWSELDIFIRIGFLAEETGEVARAIRALEIGRDRPDEVAESFTNNRKALIEELGDVLGNVIVIANKYNISLEEVFNSHKEKLSKRYSHE